The genomic segment TTAAAAATTTACTTTAAACCCCTTTTTTAGTGGTGATGATGGTGATGGTGATGACCATGAGGAAAGTTTCCTAATTGATCCAAAATGGAAATCAATGCATTGATAGGAGTTTCTGAGCCAACCAATGTCAAGGGGAGAGCCACTTCTCCTTCCAGCGTATAAAACGCCAAAGCAGGCACACCGTAAACGTTGTACTTTTTCAAAATGTGTTCTTCGTATTTGGAAAAATCCGAAACATCCACTTTGATGATTATCCATCCTTCTTGATGGAGCTCTGCGATTTCTTTTAGCTTGAGGCGTTCTTCTAAATCTTTGCAGGAATCACACCACCTCGCAGTGAAAAACAAAATCACGGGTTTTTGGTGTTCTTTTATGATGGATGGGATTTGGGGTTCAATCACTTCCAAAGGAAAAGTAGTATTCTGGTAATACGAAATCTTTTCGACAAGGGGTTTTTTCGAAGAAAGAACAAAGATTAAAAAGAAAACCCAAGCCACAAAAAAATAAGCATACTTTTTTAGTTTACGAATTTCAAAAGCCCCGTAAATCATGATAAACAATGCCAAAGGACCTAATAAAAACAAAATCAGACTATTCCACTCATAACC from the Leptospiraceae bacterium genome contains:
- a CDS encoding thioredoxin domain-containing protein gives rise to the protein MRIIFYGYEWNSLILFLLGPLALFIMIYGAFEIRKLKKYAYFFVAWVFFLIFVLSSKKPLVEKISYYQNTTFPLEVIEPQIPSIIKEHQKPVILFFTARWCDSCKDLEERLKLKEIAELHQEGWIIIKVDVSDFSKYEEHILKKYNVYGVPALAFYTLEGEVALPLTLVGSETPINALISILDQLGNFPHGHHHHHHHH